One Dialister invisus DSM 15470 genomic region harbors:
- a CDS encoding efflux RND transporter periplasmic adaptor subunit → MNWKYVMAAACFIGALLAGGCGKPSVHVMTVKIEKVPFAMETKAVPEALHMAPVIPSVSGSLISGLPEVGQTVEAGEVLFQIDSSQYESQASALQTQISAFSPVVYGAAAPKDDNSIEASLLRQGIITRAEYDKIQGRKSVPQEVSNSSANPGLAEALASVERAIAACTVRAPISGTVSQVYLGDAKIAAAGRPALLIRQNTPVIAEISLPSELDSAMEKMKEEKTLTVFFSSADKSWYGELKKQPNENGERYTSYKVQTDNPDGEIKIGEPYTVRLQSTEPVPYIVIPRSAIIGENTVAVIRDDFLVDLKTVNVAYVEDEKAFLLDGLQEGERVVTDPTDKLEMGMQVSTISVN, encoded by the coding sequence ATGAACTGGAAATATGTAATGGCAGCCGCTTGTTTTATCGGGGCGCTGCTTGCGGGAGGCTGTGGAAAACCGTCTGTCCATGTAATGACGGTAAAAATAGAGAAAGTTCCTTTTGCAATGGAAACAAAGGCGGTGCCTGAAGCGCTTCATATGGCGCCTGTCATTCCATCTGTTTCAGGGAGTCTTATTTCCGGTTTGCCGGAAGTAGGACAAACAGTAGAAGCAGGGGAGGTACTCTTCCAAATTGATTCGTCCCAGTATGAATCACAGGCCTCCGCACTGCAAACACAAATTTCTGCTTTTTCACCCGTGGTGTACGGCGCGGCTGCTCCTAAGGATGATAACAGTATAGAAGCATCGCTTTTGCGGCAGGGAATTATTACCCGCGCGGAATATGATAAAATACAGGGAAGAAAAAGTGTTCCCCAGGAGGTTTCAAACAGCTCGGCAAACCCGGGATTGGCGGAAGCACTTGCTTCTGTAGAGCGGGCTATTGCGGCCTGTACGGTACGCGCGCCTATCAGTGGTACCGTTTCTCAGGTATATCTTGGTGATGCGAAGATAGCGGCAGCCGGGCGGCCGGCTTTGCTTATCCGTCAAAATACGCCGGTTATCGCGGAGATAAGTCTTCCATCTGAACTGGATTCTGCGATGGAGAAAATGAAAGAGGAAAAAACACTTACCGTCTTCTTCTCTTCTGCAGATAAATCGTGGTATGGAGAACTAAAAAAGCAGCCAAATGAAAATGGGGAAAGATATACTTCTTACAAAGTGCAGACAGATAACCCGGATGGAGAAATTAAAATCGGTGAGCCTTATACCGTTCGTTTGCAAAGCACGGAACCGGTGCCGTATATCGTGATTCCCCGGTCTGCAATTATCGGTGAAAATACGGTGGCTGTTATAAGGGATGATTTTCTTGTGGACTTGAAAACAGTCAATGTGGCTTATGTGGAGGATGAAAAGGCATTCCTTTTGGATGGTCTTCAGGAGGGGGAGCGTGTAGTCACAGATCCGACTGACAAGCTTGAAATGGGAATGCAGGTAAGTACGATATCAGTGAATTAA
- a CDS encoding metallophosphoesterase family protein, whose translation MAYKKVMAAAFAVTLFLAGCAGSTDKGTSPAAVPLKETMNPISVRQLVAADNEHNRTIMFQLLKSVEEFVEYREKGNDRIFSVPAKGAVLKENNGITDSYIYTSELRDLKKGAAYEYRTRTGNTVSSWMDFRTDDGGAFKTVIYPDSQSADYTGWSKLAAKAYELNKDAAFFVSMGDLVDNGQDEYQWQAWMRSMKGIMDTIPGAVMMGNHEDYSLDWKMAKPDRYLAHFHLPNNGDADYKDHFYSFDWGDVHFTVLDTQLNELKEWYPDLFEREKKWAADDLARTGKKWKVVLMHKDPLQYAFAGREGREEGFSPEGQEFMPVFDANHVDLVLSAHLHTYRDRGRIYDFRRAETGPYYIITGVAGDVRYPGLWKVHSLDIYSAPQPETDNYLVMEAGEDALVVTGYTSDGQEMHKSVIRK comes from the coding sequence ATGGCATATAAAAAAGTAATGGCAGCAGCATTTGCGGTAACGCTCTTTCTGGCAGGCTGCGCGGGCAGTACGGATAAAGGTACTTCCCCGGCGGCTGTCCCGTTGAAGGAGACAATGAATCCGATATCTGTTCGCCAACTGGTAGCCGCAGATAATGAACACAACCGCACAATCATGTTCCAGTTGCTGAAATCGGTGGAAGAATTTGTGGAATATCGTGAAAAAGGAAATGACAGAATTTTTTCTGTTCCTGCCAAAGGTGCTGTTCTCAAAGAAAATAATGGCATAACGGACAGTTATATATATACGTCGGAATTGAGAGATTTGAAGAAAGGTGCGGCATATGAGTATCGTACACGTACCGGAAATACTGTAAGCAGCTGGATGGATTTCAGGACTGATGACGGCGGCGCTTTTAAGACGGTGATTTATCCTGATTCCCAGAGTGCGGATTATACAGGCTGGTCAAAGCTGGCGGCCAAAGCGTATGAATTAAATAAAGATGCCGCGTTTTTTGTCAGTATGGGTGACTTGGTAGATAATGGACAGGATGAATACCAGTGGCAGGCATGGATGCGCTCTATGAAAGGGATTATGGATACCATTCCCGGTGCGGTGATGATGGGGAATCATGAAGATTATTCTCTCGATTGGAAAATGGCAAAACCGGACAGATATCTGGCTCATTTTCATTTGCCGAATAATGGAGATGCTGATTATAAAGACCATTTCTACTCTTTTGATTGGGGAGATGTACATTTTACCGTACTGGATACACAGCTTAATGAATTAAAAGAATGGTATCCTGATTTGTTTGAAAGAGAAAAGAAATGGGCAGCTGACGATTTGGCAAGGACCGGTAAAAAGTGGAAAGTTGTTTTGATGCACAAGGATCCTCTGCAATATGCCTTTGCAGGAAGGGAAGGGAGAGAAGAGGGATTTTCTCCGGAAGGACAGGAATTTATGCCTGTCTTTGATGCAAACCATGTGGATCTGGTTTTGTCTGCCCATCTGCATACGTATAGGGATCGCGGACGCATTTATGACTTCAGGCGTGCGGAAACAGGACCTTACTATATCATTACCGGGGTGGCCGGGGATGTGCGCTATCCGGGACTGTGGAAAGTACATTCGTTGGACATCTATTCTGCACCACAGCCGGAAACCGATAATTACCTTGTCATGGAAGCGGGAGAAGATGCTCTTGTTGTTACAGGCTATACTTCGGACGGGCAGGAAATGCATAAGTCCGTTATAAGGAAATAG
- a CDS encoding flavodoxin: MQLKNKILIAYYSMTSHTRRVAELIQNAVGGELASIRTKEPYPSDYEAMVEQGRREVNEGFLPVLNEFPVDIDACHMIFLGTPVWWYSIAPTMKSFLKNHDLRGKIIYPFVTNEGWAGHALQDFATNLSGGCVKSGMNVKFSGDILITKEVQIRNWAKEAVKDIF, encoded by the coding sequence ATGCAGTTGAAAAATAAGATTCTCATTGCGTATTATTCCATGACCTCACATACAAGACGCGTAGCGGAACTGATTCAAAATGCGGTCGGCGGGGAATTGGCATCCATACGGACGAAAGAACCGTATCCTTCCGATTATGAAGCGATGGTGGAACAGGGGCGTAGGGAAGTGAATGAAGGATTCCTTCCGGTCTTAAATGAGTTCCCTGTGGATATAGATGCCTGCCATATGATTTTTCTGGGAACGCCGGTGTGGTGGTACAGTATCGCTCCGACGATGAAAAGTTTCCTGAAAAACCATGACTTAAGAGGAAAGATTATCTATCCCTTTGTTACTAATGAAGGATGGGCCGGGCATGCCCTGCAGGATTTTGCGACTAATCTTTCGGGAGGCTGTGTCAAATCCGGAATGAATGTAAAATTTTCCGGCGATATCTTAATTACAAAAGAGGTGCAGATCCGGAACTGGGCAAAAGAAGCTGTGAAAGATATTTTCTGA
- a CDS encoding methylated-DNA--[protein]-cysteine S-methyltransferase codes for MQYISHYESPLGAITLAADEKGLTGLWFDREKYFGNTLEAEYEEKESVILKKAEKWLDTYFMGRCPEKKLPLHLQGTEFQKAVWAILLNIPYGQTETYGKIAEEIARSRGREHMSAQAVGGAVGHNPVSIIVPCHRVVGADGNLTGYAGGIERKIALLQLEGHSMESFYLPREGTAL; via the coding sequence ATGCAGTATATTTCACATTATGAATCACCTTTAGGGGCAATCACGCTGGCAGCTGATGAAAAAGGTTTAACCGGTCTCTGGTTTGACAGAGAAAAGTATTTTGGAAATACGCTGGAAGCGGAGTATGAAGAAAAGGAATCTGTCATTCTGAAGAAAGCGGAAAAATGGCTGGATACGTATTTTATGGGACGGTGTCCGGAGAAAAAGCTTCCGCTCCACTTACAGGGAACAGAATTTCAAAAAGCGGTTTGGGCAATTCTTTTAAATATTCCTTATGGACAGACGGAAACTTATGGTAAGATCGCGGAAGAAATCGCGAGGAGCAGGGGAAGAGAACATATGTCGGCGCAGGCAGTCGGCGGCGCAGTAGGGCATAATCCTGTTTCCATTATTGTGCCGTGCCATCGGGTCGTAGGCGCTGATGGGAATTTGACGGGATATGCAGGAGGAATTGAAAGAAAAATCGCTCTCTTGCAGCTTGAAGGGCACTCCATGGAATCCTTTTACCTGCCGCGAGAGGGAACAGCATTATAA
- a CDS encoding ABC transporter substrate-binding protein: protein MKKKILAALLIGALSLTGCGTDNIPSKTAQKDELTITVGRNMVAGKFDPTIGYGVWHPDVFHSHILTVGKDNKLVNDLATKETISADGLTYTYEIRKDAKFADGKTLTAKDIVFTFNKTKERASAADLSMLDSVEAKDDYTVVFHLKKPWSTFPYSLTEIGIVPAHAYTDTYGDKPIGSGAWKVLDFKKDQQLILAPNEYYYGKKSPFKKITILKVDEDAALASAKSGQLDLVYVDAESSKTKVDHMTVLTKPTIDSFSINLPVIPETTEDGQIIGNNVTSDIAIRQALNIGINRQAIIDNALSGCGTPAFSTSPEAPWSSKYTFRDNRVEEAKKLLEDAGWKDTDGDGIREKNGVKAEFTVTGRSNDLARYNTVVALAENAKPLGIHIIAKSEAWAEARKARHTPTCWSFVDLNPIDFYRQFHSSQIGKQVINNPSSYRNTAVDAEIDAAIASNNREESYMHWINAQNLTNKDIPSLRISFPSLTYFVKDGLHIPEYGKTITRGQGISIIENMNEWTWDSK, encoded by the coding sequence ATGAAGAAAAAAATTTTAGCCGCACTGCTTATTGGAGCCTTATCATTAACAGGCTGCGGCACTGATAACATCCCCTCAAAAACCGCACAGAAAGATGAACTGACCATTACGGTAGGAAGAAATATGGTTGCAGGGAAATTCGATCCCACCATAGGTTACGGTGTATGGCATCCGGATGTTTTCCACAGCCATATTCTTACAGTAGGCAAAGATAATAAGCTGGTCAATGATTTGGCAACAAAAGAAACCATCAGTGCCGACGGGCTGACTTACACTTACGAAATCAGGAAAGACGCTAAATTTGCCGATGGTAAAACACTCACAGCAAAAGATATCGTATTCACTTTCAATAAAACAAAAGAAAGAGCTTCCGCTGCTGACCTCAGCATGCTTGATTCCGTAGAAGCAAAAGATGACTATACTGTTGTATTCCATCTGAAAAAGCCCTGGTCCACTTTCCCGTACAGCCTCACTGAAATCGGTATCGTCCCTGCCCATGCGTATACGGATACCTACGGTGATAAACCAATCGGCTCCGGCGCCTGGAAGGTACTTGATTTCAAAAAGGATCAGCAGCTTATCCTTGCTCCAAATGAATATTACTATGGCAAAAAATCTCCTTTTAAGAAAATTACCATTCTGAAAGTCGATGAGGATGCTGCTCTTGCTTCCGCCAAATCGGGACAGCTTGACCTGGTCTATGTAGATGCAGAGTCCTCCAAGACTAAAGTGGATCATATGACAGTACTCACAAAACCTACCATCGATAGCTTCTCCATTAATCTTCCCGTCATCCCGGAAACAACGGAAGATGGACAAATTATCGGAAATAATGTCACCAGCGACATCGCCATCCGCCAGGCATTGAATATCGGCATTAACAGGCAAGCCATTATCGATAATGCATTAAGCGGCTGCGGAACACCGGCATTCAGCACCAGCCCGGAGGCTCCATGGAGCAGCAAATATACGTTCCGGGATAACCGTGTCGAGGAAGCGAAAAAGCTTCTGGAAGATGCCGGATGGAAAGATACCGATGGTGACGGCATCCGCGAAAAGAATGGCGTGAAAGCCGAATTTACCGTTACCGGACGAAGCAATGATCTTGCCCGTTACAATACAGTCGTAGCACTTGCAGAAAATGCAAAGCCTCTCGGTATCCATATCATAGCCAAGTCGGAAGCATGGGCGGAGGCCAGAAAAGCCCGGCATACCCCGACCTGCTGGTCTTTTGTTGATTTGAATCCGATTGATTTCTATCGTCAATTCCATTCTTCCCAAATTGGGAAACAGGTAATCAACAATCCCTCTTCTTACCGTAATACGGCGGTCGATGCCGAAATTGATGCAGCCATCGCTTCCAACAACAGGGAAGAATCTTATATGCACTGGATCAATGCACAAAATCTGACAAATAAGGATATCCCTTCTCTCCGTATTTCATTCCCCTCTCTCACCTACTTTGTCAAAGATGGCCTGCACATTCCTGAATATGGAAAAACCATCACCAGAGGACAGGGGATTTCCATCATTGAAAACATGAATGAATGGACTTGGG
- a CDS encoding TIGR03915 family putative DNA repair protein gives MKYVYDGTFAGFLSAVYRIYHDGTGQMGSISASRGSGDLFGEETEVATDINHAETVADAFLKSCGTAAFRWLYRAFLCDDDSEKYLFDYVRRGFKWGKSIYTHQGEVWMWEILRRSQMAGNEAEKFKGIVRFSELAEGMLYAPIHPTHHVLPLIVRHFQKRLSCEEWAIHDVGRHVAAYYDGKQVTIVRVESLKTDIAYSQDEEGFQQLWRDYYRHMAIRERNNPTAQRSFLPKKYWAYLTEMSGKT, from the coding sequence ATGAAATATGTATATGACGGTACATTTGCAGGATTCCTGTCAGCGGTATATCGTATTTACCATGACGGCACGGGTCAGATGGGATCTATCAGCGCATCGCGGGGGAGTGGGGATCTTTTTGGGGAAGAAACAGAAGTGGCGACGGATATAAATCATGCGGAAACCGTGGCGGATGCATTTCTTAAGAGTTGCGGGACGGCCGCCTTCCGATGGTTGTACCGCGCTTTTTTATGTGATGACGACAGTGAGAAATATCTTTTTGACTATGTACGCCGCGGATTCAAATGGGGGAAATCTATTTATACCCATCAGGGGGAAGTCTGGATGTGGGAAATTCTCAGGCGTTCCCAAATGGCGGGGAACGAAGCGGAAAAATTCAAGGGGATCGTAAGGTTCAGCGAATTGGCGGAGGGAATGCTTTATGCGCCCATTCATCCGACGCATCATGTGCTGCCCCTCATTGTCCGTCATTTTCAAAAACGGCTTTCCTGTGAAGAATGGGCAATTCATGATGTGGGCCGGCATGTGGCTGCTTATTATGATGGGAAGCAGGTTACGATTGTTCGTGTGGAAAGTTTGAAAACGGATATAGCCTATAGCCAAGATGAAGAGGGCTTTCAACAGCTGTGGCGCGATTATTACCGTCATATGGCAATCCGGGAAAGAAATAACCCTACCGCACAGCGTTCGTTCCTGCCAAAAAAGTATTGGGCTTATCTGACAGAAATGAGCGGAAAAACGTAG
- a CDS encoding flavodoxin family protein, with translation MKILTVYFSKTGHTKAIAEMIHKAVGGELGEIRTKRSYAPSYGMAVLQGGLEQLRKSLPELAEMPETAEYDVIFVGSPVWWFTLTPAVKSFISKAEWKGKRIYPFFTSGGQPGKTANDFKRLLEDKGALVGSSLSVPYKRNLLQRPVDEIIRWAEKNKCKE, from the coding sequence ATGAAAATCCTTACTGTGTATTTTTCAAAAACGGGACATACAAAAGCGATTGCGGAAATGATTCATAAGGCGGTGGGCGGAGAACTCGGTGAAATCCGTACAAAGAGGAGTTATGCTCCTTCTTACGGTATGGCAGTCCTGCAGGGGGGATTGGAACAGTTGAGAAAATCGCTTCCCGAATTGGCAGAAATGCCTGAAACGGCAGAGTACGATGTCATATTTGTTGGATCTCCCGTATGGTGGTTTACGCTTACGCCTGCTGTAAAAAGTTTCATCAGCAAAGCAGAATGGAAAGGGAAGCGGATATATCCTTTCTTTACAAGCGGCGGGCAGCCGGGAAAGACGGCAAATGATTTTAAAAGATTGTTGGAAGATAAAGGCGCGCTGGTAGGCAGTTCTTTATCAGTACCGTATAAAAGGAATCTGCTGCAGAGGCCGGTGGATGAGATTATCCGCTGGGCGGAAAAAAACAAATGTAAGGAATAG
- a CDS encoding DNA-3-methyladenine glycosylase, with translation MKWSREDYTGSAVETAKHLIGAVLVHETKEGITAGRITECEAYGGFYRGKPDDGAHSYKGLTPRTQAIFGEGGHIYVYMIYGMYWCMNVVCGHEGDGYAVLLRALEPLEGKELMEKRRGKARGRLLTAGPGRLTMAMGIDKSFYGADLVHGSVYIEDGKEKVRVERSKRINIDYARYGKNFPWRFMMKGSLWISK, from the coding sequence ATGAAATGGAGTCGGGAAGATTATACAGGTTCAGCGGTAGAGACTGCTAAGCATCTGATTGGTGCAGTTCTGGTGCATGAGACGAAAGAAGGAATTACGGCAGGAAGAATTACCGAATGTGAAGCGTATGGAGGATTCTACAGGGGAAAACCGGATGACGGCGCTCATTCTTACAAGGGGCTTACTCCAAGGACACAAGCTATTTTTGGAGAAGGCGGGCATATTTATGTATATATGATTTATGGGATGTACTGGTGCATGAACGTGGTCTGCGGCCATGAAGGGGATGGATATGCCGTCCTTCTCCGTGCGTTGGAACCGTTGGAAGGGAAAGAGCTGATGGAAAAACGTCGGGGAAAAGCAAGAGGAAGGCTGCTTACCGCAGGCCCCGGCCGTCTTACAATGGCAATGGGGATTGATAAATCCTTTTATGGGGCCGATCTGGTGCATGGAAGCGTATATATAGAGGATGGGAAGGAAAAGGTGCGGGTGGAACGGTCCAAGCGGATTAATATTGATTATGCCCGGTATGGGAAAAATTTTCCCTGGCGGTTTATGATGAAAGGCAGTCTTTGGATTTCCAAATAA
- a CDS encoding FprA family A-type flavoprotein, which produces MHNEQKVTKSVYWIGSNDFITPRFDNYIPLERGISYNSYFIDDEKTCILDAVDNVARDLFLGNVKEVLHDRSLDYIIVNHMEPDHSGSLLELAKRYPEAKICATPAALKMFEQYFHEPMAERYIRTNEKLVIDLGHHKMRFIPAPMVHWPEVTFTYEETEKILFSADAFGTFGVLHGSVFSDDTDYEEEYLEEARRYYMNVIAKYGAQVLRTLQKTENLDVSMVCPLHGPVHRTEADISRIMNLYRQLASWMPEYRSAAVCFASAYGNTAFAAQRLTFFLGQKGIRHLKLIDLCTIPVSYAWAEAMRRSHLVLAAPTLNMDLHPMMQNFLHECSVMGLQNRTVSVIGNSSWVPDISVKKITETAVGWKNCTILGDAVNIASAVGVKEDRELEVLAGILAQDILK; this is translated from the coding sequence ATGCATAATGAGCAAAAAGTAACAAAGTCCGTCTATTGGATCGGGAGCAATGATTTTATTACACCTCGTTTTGATAATTATATTCCTTTGGAACGGGGAATTTCGTATAATTCATATTTTATTGATGATGAAAAGACCTGTATTCTTGATGCGGTGGATAATGTAGCGCGTGATTTATTCCTGGGGAATGTGAAAGAAGTACTTCATGACCGCTCGCTGGATTATATCATCGTAAATCACATGGAGCCTGATCATTCCGGTTCTTTGCTGGAACTGGCAAAGCGGTATCCGGAAGCAAAGATTTGCGCGACGCCGGCAGCGCTGAAAATGTTTGAGCAGTATTTTCATGAACCCATGGCGGAAAGATATATCAGGACAAACGAAAAATTGGTGATCGACCTGGGGCACCATAAGATGAGATTTATTCCAGCGCCGATGGTTCATTGGCCGGAAGTAACTTTCACCTATGAGGAAACGGAAAAGATTCTTTTCTCTGCTGATGCGTTTGGTACTTTTGGCGTGCTCCACGGAAGTGTTTTTTCCGATGATACAGATTATGAAGAAGAGTATCTTGAAGAAGCGCGGCGTTACTATATGAATGTTATTGCTAAATATGGCGCACAGGTACTGAGGACTCTTCAAAAGACAGAAAACCTTGATGTATCCATGGTTTGTCCTCTTCATGGCCCTGTGCATCGGACAGAAGCCGATATTTCCCGCATAATGAACTTATACCGTCAGTTAGCATCGTGGATGCCGGAGTATCGTTCTGCAGCGGTTTGTTTTGCATCGGCTTATGGGAATACGGCATTTGCTGCACAGCGCCTCACGTTCTTCCTTGGGCAAAAGGGAATCCGCCATTTGAAGTTAATTGATCTTTGCACGATACCTGTCAGTTACGCATGGGCAGAAGCAATGAGGCGGAGCCATCTCGTTTTGGCAGCGCCGACATTAAATATGGATCTTCATCCGATGATGCAGAATTTCCTTCATGAATGCAGCGTGATGGGGCTGCAAAACCGGACAGTGTCGGTTATCGGCAACAGCAGTTGGGTGCCTGATATAAGTGTGAAGAAGATAACTGAAACAGCCGTCGGCTGGAAGAACTGTACAATTCTTGGCGATGCGGTAAATATAGCATCTGCTGTCGGCGTAAAGGAAGACAGGGAACTGGAAGTGCTGGCAGGTATACTGGCGCAGGATATTTTAAAATAA
- a CDS encoding Na+/H+ antiporter NhaC family protein, with amino-acid sequence MAETAWSLVPPVITIVLALVTKEVYMSLAIGIFIGAFMFTGFNFLGAIDTMFDIMSNKVGGNVNILVFLVLLGIIVSAIQKSGASQAYGNYAARKINGKRSALLVTFFLGLLIFIDDYFNCLTVGTVMRPVTDKFKITRAKLAYIIDATAAPICIIAPVSSWAAAVSSSLPENSGIDGFSLFLHTIPLNLYAWLTIIFMLFIIFLNKDFSRMAAFEKESGSTLVIPAEYADDESTAPVGNGRIMDLVLPLLVLIGSCVFGMLYTGGILEGKSIIDAFAECSSAKGLVMGSFMALVFTLILYVPRKILDFTTFCSCFVDGFKQMASAIFILCLAWTLSGVCGEDYLNIGGYVGGVVSGNQTVAIMLPAMFFLVALGLAFATGTSWGTFGILIPIVLAITGTDMNLATITVAAVLAGAVGGDHVSPISDTTILASAGAQCNHIDHVSTQIPYVLCVSSCCVAGYIVAGVTGEGLLGTFSGIILLVLMMAGIYKFKMK; translated from the coding sequence ATGGCAGAAACAGCTTGGTCACTGGTACCACCGGTTATAACGATTGTTTTGGCGCTGGTTACCAAAGAAGTTTATATGTCACTGGCAATCGGTATCTTCATTGGAGCGTTTATGTTCACGGGATTCAATTTCCTGGGGGCGATCGACACCATGTTTGATATCATGTCGAATAAGGTTGGAGGGAATGTGAATATTCTCGTATTCCTGGTTCTTTTGGGGATTATTGTTTCAGCGATTCAGAAATCGGGAGCTTCTCAGGCGTATGGTAATTATGCAGCGAGGAAGATTAATGGGAAACGATCCGCACTGCTGGTTACTTTTTTCCTGGGGCTTTTAATTTTTATTGATGATTATTTCAACTGTCTTACGGTCGGTACGGTTATGAGACCTGTTACAGATAAGTTTAAAATCACCCGTGCAAAACTGGCGTATATCATTGATGCTACGGCGGCTCCGATCTGCATTATTGCTCCGGTTTCCAGCTGGGCAGCAGCTGTATCGTCTTCTCTTCCTGAAAACAGCGGAATTGACGGGTTCTCTTTATTTCTGCATACGATTCCGCTGAACTTGTATGCGTGGCTTACCATTATTTTTATGCTTTTTATCATTTTTCTGAATAAAGATTTTTCCCGCATGGCGGCTTTTGAAAAGGAAAGCGGAAGTACGCTGGTGATTCCTGCGGAATATGCAGATGATGAATCTACAGCTCCTGTAGGAAATGGACGAATTATGGATCTTGTGCTTCCGCTGCTTGTACTCATTGGAAGCTGTGTTTTCGGTATGCTTTATACCGGCGGTATTTTGGAGGGGAAGAGTATTATTGATGCTTTTGCTGAATGTAGTTCAGCGAAAGGTCTTGTGATGGGTTCCTTCATGGCTCTTGTTTTTACTCTTATCCTTTATGTACCCAGAAAAATTCTTGATTTTACAACATTCTGTTCCTGTTTTGTTGATGGATTTAAGCAGATGGCTTCCGCAATCTTTATTCTTTGTCTCGCGTGGACTCTTTCCGGTGTTTGCGGTGAAGATTACCTGAATATCGGCGGGTATGTAGGCGGTGTTGTCAGCGGTAATCAAACTGTGGCGATCATGCTCCCCGCGATGTTCTTCCTCGTGGCGCTTGGTCTCGCTTTTGCAACGGGTACTTCCTGGGGAACGTTTGGTATCTTGATTCCTATTGTTCTTGCAATCACGGGAACAGATATGAATCTGGCAACGATAACGGTTGCCGCTGTTTTAGCAGGGGCTGTCGGCGGAGACCATGTATCTCCGATTTCCGATACTACAATTCTTGCTTCTGCCGGAGCACAGTGCAATCATATCGACCATGTGTCTACACAGATTCCCTATGTACTTTGTGTTTCCTCCTGCTGCGTAGCCGGTTATATTGTGGCCGGCGTAACGGGAGAAGGTCTCTTGGGAACGTTTTCCGGTATCATTCTGCTGGTACTTATGATGGCAGGAATCTACAAGTTTAAAATGAAGTGA
- a CDS encoding putative DNA modification/repair radical SAM protein: MEIGEKLNILADAAKYDVSCSSSGSSRKNMAGGLGNAKYSGICHAWTADGRCISLLKILMTNACIYNCEYCVNRKSHDILRVFLSPEEIATLTIEFYRRNYIEGLFLSSGIIRSPDYTTELLIKTARILREREHFNGYIHMKGIPGTDSKLLNELGRYVDRVSVNIELPSEKALRLLAPQKSRDAIMAHMKFFRDRIAEQKQERSKRAPAFVPAGQTTQLIVGASRESDRDILRLTEGLYRVAKLKRVYYSAYVPVMAGKNLPVIARPPLLRENRLYQADWLLRYYGFSAEEILTEKEPDFDMDLDPKSCWAMRHRELFPVEVNRAPYEMILRVPGIGVISARRIVRMRRNQFVSPDDVKRAGAVWKRAKHFVTCGGKYDGMGDADTGNLRKALLSKRAGRKMMQMSLFSGQV, encoded by the coding sequence ATGGAAATTGGTGAGAAGTTGAATATACTGGCAGATGCGGCAAAGTATGACGTATCCTGTTCTTCCAGCGGGTCATCAAGAAAAAATATGGCCGGCGGCTTGGGAAATGCTAAGTACAGCGGAATATGCCATGCCTGGACAGCAGATGGGCGGTGTATTTCTCTCTTGAAGATACTGATGACGAATGCCTGTATTTACAACTGCGAGTATTGTGTGAACAGAAAGAGCCATGACATACTGAGGGTGTTTCTTTCGCCTGAAGAAATCGCGACGCTGACTATAGAGTTTTATCGGCGGAATTATATAGAGGGGCTGTTCTTATCTTCCGGGATTATCCGCTCGCCCGATTATACGACAGAACTGCTCATTAAAACGGCAAGGATTCTTCGCGAGCGGGAGCATTTTAATGGATACATCCACATGAAAGGGATTCCCGGTACGGATTCCAAGCTTTTGAATGAACTGGGGCGCTATGTAGATCGTGTGAGTGTAAATATTGAACTGCCATCGGAAAAGGCATTAAGGCTTTTAGCTCCACAAAAATCACGGGATGCGATCATGGCACACATGAAGTTCTTTCGGGATCGAATTGCCGAGCAAAAACAGGAGAGATCGAAAAGGGCACCTGCCTTTGTGCCAGCCGGGCAGACGACACAGCTTATCGTAGGGGCAAGCAGAGAGAGTGACCGGGATATTCTTCGTCTGACGGAGGGGCTGTATCGTGTAGCGAAGTTGAAGCGTGTCTATTATTCGGCCTATGTACCTGTGATGGCAGGTAAAAATCTGCCGGTCATTGCAAGGCCGCCGCTTCTGCGGGAGAACCGACTGTATCAGGCGGACTGGCTGCTTCGGTATTATGGGTTTTCTGCAGAAGAAATACTGACGGAAAAGGAACCGGATTTTGATATGGATTTGGATCCTAAATCCTGCTGGGCTATGCGCCATCGGGAGTTGTTTCCTGTGGAAGTCAACCGCGCCCCTTATGAAATGATTTTGCGTGTGCCGGGAATCGGTGTAATAAGCGCACGGAGAATCGTAAGGATGCGGAGGAATCAATTTGTATCACCGGATGATGTAAAACGGGCAGGGGCGGTCTGGAAGCGGGCGAAGCATTTTGTGACCTGCGGAGGAAAGTATGACGGTATGGGAGATGCTGATACGGGGAATTTAAGAAAGGCACTCTTGTCGAAGCGGGCAGGAAGAAAAATGATGCAGATGAGTCTATTTTCCGGGCAGGTATGA